The genomic DNA CCAGGAAGGCAAACGTGACCAGCAGGATGCTATCAGCTCGGCTGTCATCACGCTGGCGCATCAGATCGATGCCGCCGCCATCATCTGTGAGACCAAGACGGGCGAGACCGCCCGCAGCATCGCCTCTCATCGTCCGGCCATGCCGATTATCAGCGTTACGAGCAGCAGCCGCGTGGCGCAGCAGTTGTCCATCCTTTACGCCAACAAGAGTTTTCAGCGCGAAGATGGCGAGAAAGCCGGCCTGGCTCTGGCCGAGGACCTTGTCCGCACCGGCTTCCTGATGTCCGGCAACACTGTCGTCCTGGTATCCGGGCGCCAGCCTGGTATGGCCGGCATGACCGACACTATCCGCATCCGAGTGCTAGAATAAGACTGATAGAATCAGATCATAGCAACGCTTACGAAATAACAAAAAGGTAAAAATAATGAGCTTCGACAAGATGACCATCCGTGACCTCCCACTGGCCGGCAAGACCGTGTTGGTGCGCGCCGACTACAACGTGCCACTGAGTGAGGAGGGTGGCAAACAGACTATCCATGATGATTACCGGATCGTCATGTCCCTGCCGACGGTGCAGTACTTGCGGGAGCAAGGCTGCAAGGTCGTCTTGTGCGCCCATTTAGGGCGGCCGGACGGCAAGCCGGACGCACGCTACTCGCTTGAGCCGGTGGCGCAGCGGCTGGCTGATTATCTGCACACGCCGGTCAGGTTCGTGCCGGCCTGTGTCGGCGACCGCGTCCGCCAGGCCGTCAAGGGTATGTCTCCCGGCGAGGTCATCCTGTTGGAAAACTTACGGTTTCACGCTGAAGAAGAGGCGAATGATGCCGCCTTTGCCAGGCAACTGGCTGGCAGCAGTCTGGCTGACTACTTTGTGCAGGACGGGTTCGGCGTGGTGCACCGGGCGCATGCCAGCACCGAAGCGGTGACGCACCACTTGCCGAGCGTGGCGGGGTTGTTGTTGGAACGCGAATGCAGCGTCCTGGGACGGGTGGCACACCGGCCGCGCCGGCCGTTCAGTGTCGTGCTTGGAGGCGCTAAGATCAGTGACAAGGTGCAGGTCGTCGAACAATTCATCAAGAAGGCCGACAAAGTGATAATCGGTGGCGCGATGGCCAATAACTTCCTGGCCTGGCAAGGGTATCAGATAGGGAAGAGTAAGTTTGATGAAGAGGCGGTCAGGATAGTCGAGCGTATCATGCACAAACTGTGCGGCGAAGTCCACGACCACCGGATGTGTGTCCAGCAGAATGAAAAACTGCTGCTGCCGCTCGACGTGGCCGTTGGTGCTGAAGTCTCTGCCGATGCACAGCGCGTCAACAAACCGCTGACCGATGTTGCTGCCGACGACTACATCCTGGATGTCGGCGAAGCGACAATTGCCGCTATGGAGAAGTTTTTGGAAGGCAGTGCTACCGTGCTGTGGAACGGCACGCTCGGGTATGCCGAAGTGCCGGCTTTTGCGGCAGGCTCTGCCGCGTTGGCCGCCTGGCTGGCTGGTCATAAGGACAGTTTGGAGAGCGTAGTGGGTGGCGGCGACACTGCCGACTTCGTGCTGCGTTGGGATGCTGCCCACGGCGACAGTTTCAGCCATGTTTCGACCGGGGGTGGTGCCAGCCTTGAGCTGCTGTCGGGCAAGACGCTGCCCGGCGTGGCTGCGCTATTGGGCAAGAAATAAGCATCCGTCCGGTATGACGGACAAGTGGACAGCAATCCGCCGATGGGCTACACTAAGCATAAGAGTATTTATTTCTATGCGTCGTATCCTCACCATAGCTATGTATAACAAAAACACAACACCATACCCTGGAGGCTGCTTGTGAGCACTCATCGGACCCTGATTGTCGGCAACTGGAAAATGCATCTCACCATCGGAGAGACCAGCCTGTACCTCGACGCTTTGGACAAAGCGGTCAAAGTGCCGGCTGATGTCGAGGCCGTCATCGCGCCGACCACGCTGGCTCTGCAATCAGTCAGCCTGCAGCTGAAGCATCACCGTAAATTCAAATTGGCCGCTCAAAACTGTTTCTGGCGCGATTTCGGTGCTTACACCGGCGAAGTTTCGGCGCATATGTTGCGCGGACTGGCGCAGTACGTCATCCTTGGTCATTCGGAGCGGCGGCATCTGTTCGGTGAAATCGATAAGGATATCCGCCTGAAAGTACAGGCCGCGGTCCGCAACCAGATGCAGCCCATCCTGTGCGTCGGCGAGACCGGCCAGGAGCGTCTGGACGGCGACACCGGTTTTATCCTGCACGACCAGGTAACGGCCGGCCTGGCTAACATTACCTCAGAAGAAATCAGCCGTGTCGTCATTGCCTATGAACCGGTCTGGGCTATCGGCACTGGCGATAACGCCAAGCCACACGATGTGACACAGGCTATGAAGCTGATCCGCAAGCAGGTGCGGGACCTATTCGGCAAAAAAGCAGCCGAAGATATCCGTCTGCTGTATGGCGGTAGTGTTGATAATCACAACGCTGCGGATTACCTGGCATTACCGGAAGTCGATGGCCTGCTGGTCGGCGGCGCCAGTCTGAAGCCGCACGTGTTTGCTGAAATCATTGCCAAAGCCAGGAAGAGTGACTAACCTAAATGGTTGAGCTACTATGGTCGGTTGTAGTAGAGTAGACATAAACATAATGAAAACAAATAACCATAGGGTGTGGAAATAATGAATGATCTCGATTTCGATGAACTCGACAAGGCCATCAACAGCGTCCTGACGCCATCGAAGTCGTCAGAGCGGGCCAAGTCTGAAGCAAAACGGACTATCAAGCCAGAGCCGCGGGCTGCAGCCCCCAAGCCGGTTGAACGGCCTGAGCCTGTTGAACGCACCGACGCCGGCCGGCCTGAAGCCGACTCGGCCGAAGATACGGTAAAGGTTGTCCAGCGCCCAGTGTTGCCACAACAGCCTGCTGCTACCAGCATCAGTGTCGCCAATGCGTCAACGGCTTCAGCGTCCGCTGGTATCCCTGCCGCTACCCGGCCGCTTATCACACCCCGCCACTCCATCAACCGTTCCCGCCCAGGCGGTCCACTGATTGATGTCATGGCACCAGCCAAGCCGGTATCACGCCAGGCCGTGACGCTCGCGCTGCCCGAACGGCCGCACGCCGCCCATGCGCCGAAGGTAGAAGAACGGCACAGCCAGCAACGGTCAACTGATGGCATGGTGGCCGTCAGTCCCGCGCCGGTTGAGGCTGATCCAGTGTCGCCCGCTACGCAAACGCCAGCCCCCGAGACGTTCGAACGCTTCGACACGCTTTCGAGCGCAGACTATGGTTTGTCGGCAGAGGAGCGGCCTGTGCAGGCAGAGTCGGCCGATGTCACGCCGATAGCCGAAGCTCCCGTGACGCCCCTAGCCGCACAGCCGTCACCCGAAACAGCTGCGCCCGAGGCCGGCCCGGTACGGCCTGAGGCCGAGGTTGCCGCACCGGCACCTGAGGTGCCAGCCGTGGAGCCTGCTGCGGAGCTTTCCCAGCCCGCTGCCGAGCCGGCTTTCATAGAGACGCCGCCGCAGCCTGCGTCATCAGATGAAACGGCACCCGATGCCGAGACGGCACCAGCCGCACCCGCGTCGCCGTTCCTTGAAGACGCCAAGGTGGAAAAACGCCCGCTCGGCAGCCTGCGCGCCGAGGATGCCCAGCCGCACGAGTCAGCCGACCTCGATCACCGCCTGCCCGAGCATGGCACCAATGATCCCGTGCCGCCTTCGGCCCGCCGGACATTCGAGCCGTCGGCCAGCTTCCAATCCTCTTTGGGCGCGGCGTCGGTGCAGTCGTCTGCAGCATCGGCCGCTCCAGCCCCGGCGCCGGCCGTTCCCGCGGCACCCGTACCGATGCCCGATGTTCCTTCCGAAGACCCGCAGCCGGGCAGCAAGATGCTGCCGGTAGCTATCGCTGTCTTTGTGCTGGCTATCATCCTGGCCGGACTTATCCTGGTCTTTGGTGACAATCTCAAGACATTCTTCCAATAACCGACACCATCTCATCGTGCTTCTGGTAATTTCTACGACTATCGGCCGTCATCCCTGACGGGAATGCTATAATACGGGCGATGCATTACTTACTTGAGGGGTTGAATGAGGAGCAGCAGCAAGCGGTCATCCATGATCAGGGTCCGTTGCTGATTCTTGCCGGCGCCGGTTCGGGCAAGACGAAGACGCTGACTCATCGGATCGCCTATCTTATATCAGAGAAACAGGTCGCTCCGGAACGGATACTGGCCGTGACATTCACGAACAAGGCCGCCAAGGAGATGCGCGAGCGTCTGGGCTTACTACTGGGCCAGGATGGCACGAACCGCTCATTCATGCCTTGGATGGGCACCTTCCACTCGGTCTGCGTGCGCATGCTGCGCTACGATGGCGAACACATCGGCGTGCCCCGCAATTTCACCATTCTGGACGATGCCGACCGGCTCAGCCTGGTGCGCGATGCCATGAAACGGCTGCACATCAGCGAGAAATCATTTACGCCGCGAAGCGTCCTCGGTCTCATCAGCAGCGCCAAGAACGAACTGGTCGGGCCTGATGACTACGCCAGTGTCGCCAGGTTGCCGCTGCAGAAAGTAGTGGCCGATGTCTATCCGCTGTATGAAGCTGAGCGCCACAAGGCCGGCGCCCTCGATTTTGACGACCTGATCGCCGAGGCCGCCCGCCTGCTCAAAAGCCTGCCGGAGCTGCGGCAGGCCTGGCGGCATCGTTTTCAGTACATATTGATTGATGAGTACCAGGACACCAACGCCGCCCAGTACCAGCTGGTGCGGCTGCTGGTGAATGAGCATGCCAATATCTGCGTCGTCGGTGACGACTGGCAGAGCATTTATAGCTGGCGCGGCGCCGATTTTACCAACATCCTGCGCTTTGAACGGGATTTTCCCGGCACTAACGTCATCAAGCTGGAGCAGAACTACCGCTCAACCAAGTCTATCCTCGATGCCGCCCACAGCGTCATTACCAAGAATGACAACCGGTCAGACAAAAAACTGTGGACGGCGGCCGGCGGCGGCAAGCCGGTGCAGATCGTCCAGGTCGGTTCCGAGTCGCAGGAGGGCGAGGCGATTGTCAGCCGCATCAAGATGGCCGTCGAGATTGGCGCCCGGCGTCTGAACGAATATGCCGTGTTGTACCGCACCAACGCCCAGAGCCGCAGTGTCGAAGAAGCCTTCATCCGCTATGGCGTGCCATACCGCGTCGTCGGCGGTGTCCGTTTTTACGACCGCAAAGAAATCAAGGATGTCATGGCCTATCTGCGCCTGATGTATCAGCCGAACGACAGGGCAGCTTTTTTGCGGATTGCCAACGTGCCGGCGCGCGGCATCGGTGCGGTATCACTGGGCCGCTTCCTGGAGTGGCAGGCGGCGACCGATATGAGCATCGTCGACGGCCTGAAAGCGGCGGCGCTCTGCCCGCAGCTGACCGGCAAGGCTAAGACCGCGCTGGAGGGCCTGGGCAGCACGCTTGATCGTCTGGCTGGCCAGATCGATAGCCTGCCGCTGCAGGAACTGATCGAGCTGCTCATCGCCCGCATCAATTTCATGGAGTTCCTCGATGACGGTACGCCGCAGGCTGAAAGCCGCAAAGAAAACGTCGAGGAACTGCTGTCGGTGGCTCAGGAATACGCCGATCTTGGCCTGTCCGGATTCCTTGAGGAGGTTGCCCTGATATCCGACCTTGACAGTATGGAGAGCGGGGCCGAAGCCGTGACACTGATGACGCTGCACGCCGCCAAAGGCCTGGAGTTTCCGGTGGTCTTCATGGTCGGGATGGAGGAGGGGATCTTCCCGCATTCCCGTGCCTTGTATGAACCGGCGGAAATGGAAGAGGAGCGGCGGCTGTGTTATGTGGGCATGACGCGCGCCAAAGAGGAGCTGCACCTCATGAGTGCCGCCTCGCGTCTGCTGTATGGCTCGACGCAGCACAATCCGCCCTCGCGGTTCCTGAGCGACATCGATGGTGACGCCGCCCTGGCACCGGCCATGCCCGGCTTTGCCGCCTCAAACCTGCCGGAAGATGATTTTGAGCCGCATTACGAACCCGAGGATGACGGCGGACTGGCGCCTGGCGACAAGGTACGCCATCAGATCTTCGGCGTCGGCACCGTACAATCACTTGACGGCATGACGGCCACCATCGCTTTCCCTCGCGGCGTCCGCAAGCTGAATCTGGCATTCGCACCGCTCGAACGGGCGTAGCAGGCCCTGGTGTTTCCTGTGGAAACTACCTACCCACTCCTGTACATGTCTGGTATACTGGCTGCAGTGTCCGTGAGTTGGACCCTGCATTTCACCTATGATATTTAGAAAATCCTTTGTCGCACTGGGACTGATCGTATCGGTCGCAGGCCTGACTGTGCTGACTGCCGCGCTGGCGCCGGAACCGGCTAACGCGGGCAATCAGCGTGTCATCACCATCCACGATGGCGGTGCGGAGCAGACGATTGCCACCGATGCCACTACTGTCGGCGAAGCCCTGAAGCGCGCCGGCGTCACTTTGGATTCGCATGATTCCGTTGAACCGGCTGCCAAGACCGAACTGACAGCACCTGCTTATACCGTCAATGTCTATCGTGCCCGGCCGGTAACCGTGATCGATGGTGCCAAGCGCAAAGAAATCATGAGCCCGTACCAGAGCGCCCGCTCCATCGTCACGCACGCTGGCGTCGAGCTGTACGCCGAGGACCAGGTGGTCATGGAGCGTATCAATGATTTCATGACCGATGAAGGCATCGGCCTGAAGCTGACCATTGACCGTGCCATGCCGGTCAATCTGGTGCTGTATGGTGTCCAGACACAGATCCGCACCCGCGCCACTACGGTAAGCGAATTACTGAAAGAAAAGAAGATCGTCCTGGGCAGGGACGACGGCGCATCGCTGCCGGGTGACACCGCCCTGACCGCCGGTATCATCGTCGATGTCTGGCGCAACGGCATCCAGACCAAGACCGAAGAGCAACCGGTCGCATTTGAGACCGAGTCCATCCAGGACGCCGACCGCGACATCGGTTTCAAAGAAATCCGTGAACCGGGCAAGCCGGGCAAGAAGATGGTCACCTACGAAGTCACCCTCAAGAATGGACAGGAAGTCGCCCGCAAAGAAATCCAAAGCGTCGTGACTGAACAGCCCAAGAAGCAGGTGCAGGTCGTCGGCGCCAAGCGTGGCAGCGTCGATGCCGCCTTGGCCGACGCCATGGCCCGCCTGCGCCAGTGCGAGGCTGGCGGCCGCTACGACCGCAACAGCGGCAACGGCTACTACGGCGCCTATCAGTACGATGTCAGTACCTGGGCAGGGTACGGCGGCTTCCGTCTCCCCAGCGAAGCTCCACCGGCAGTCCAGGACGCCAAAGCTGCCGAGACCTATGGACGCCGTGGCTGGTCACCGTGGCCCGGCTGCACCCGGAAGTTAGGCCTGCAGGATGTCTACCGATAAAACTGCCGGCCCTCTCCCTAATAAATCATTGGGACAGCACTGGCTCTTTGACAAAGCCAGTCTGCACCACATAGTCGGGTTCGCAGGTGTAGAGGCTGGCGACACCGTGCTCGAGATCGGCCCGGGCAAAGGCCCGTTGACGCGGCTACTGCTCGAGAAGGGCGCTGCCGTCACGGCCGTCGAGTTCGATGCGGCATTGGCCATTGAACTGGCCCGCACTATCACGCTGCCCGGTTTCACCGTCCACCATGCCGATATCCTGCGGTATGACCTGTCGGTCATGCCCCTGGGCTATAAGGTAGTGGCGAATGTGCCGTATTACATCACCAGCAAGATCGTCAGGTTGCTATTGGAGTCGAACCGCCCGCCCGCCAGCGCCACCCTGCTTGTGCAGAAAGAGGTTGCCGAACGTCTGGCTGCCGGGCCTGGCGAGATGAGTCTGCTGAGTGTCTCTGCGCAGTTCTACGCCACTGTCACTTTGGGCGATGTCGTGCCTAAGGAGCTGTTTGAGCCGGCACCCAAGGTAGACTCCCGAGTGGTCCGGCTGGATTATACCGGCCCGAAATACGATGACGTTGACCGCCGTTTCTTTTTCCGGGTGGTAAAAGCCGGCTTTGCTGAGCGCCGCAAGAAACTGCGGTCCAGTCTGGCTGGTGGGCTGCAGTTGGAAAAATCCCGGTTGGACGGTATTCTTGCCGAAGCCGGTATTCCGGCCGAAGCCAGGGCGCAGGAGCTGACGTTGCAGCAATGGCATCGCCTGGCCTCGCTGCTGCCGATGGCGATGTGATAGTTGGGGTTTGAGGCGTGGTTTGGCGCCGGAAGGGGTATAATCGAAGTATGACCGCCGCAATACAACCGACTGTTTTTAAAAGCATGCCTGTGTTTGCCCGGGCCTCCACTCTGGCCGACGGCACCATGTCATCGCCGCAAGGAGCCACGACTGACGTGCAGCAACACCGCACCAAGTGGTTATCCACGCTTCGCATCAGCCCGGAGCACACCACGCTGCTAAAGGTGACATACGGCGAAGGCATCGATTACCTGCGCATCAAGACGGCCGACGTCGCCGACAAAGGCCGTGGCATCATCGATCTGGAGCACAACGTCATCGCCGACGCACTTTTCACGCGTGAAAAGTCGCACGCCCTGTTTCTGCCGCTGGCCGACTGCGGCGGCGTGGTGCTGTTTGATGCCCGCCAGCGGATTCTGGGTGTCGTCCACCTTGGACGACAGGCGACCTTCGCAGGGCTGGCCGCCCGCACCATCGACTATATGGTGGAGCAGTTCGGCACCGATCCGGCCGATGTGCATGTCTGGATCAGCCCGAGCATCAGCGGCGATTCCTATCATCTCAAGTATTTTGACTTCGCCGACGACCCGGCCTGGCAACCGTTCACCCGCAAAGACGGTGAGGGCTGGCTGGTCGACCTGCAGGCGTATAATACGGCACAGATGGTCGCCGCCGGCGTGCCAGAGGCCCATATCGACCATTCCGGCGTCGACACCGCCACCCATCCCGATTACCCCTCGCACCATCGCTTCAGTGTCCATAACGAGCAGTCCAAGGCTGGCCGGTTTGCCATCGTCGCCATGATCAAGGAAGGGAAGTAGCATGCAACCGATAGACTATGATTTTGAAGATGTCCGCCAGACGACCGAGCGCAACTGCAGCCAGACGGCACTGGCTATGCTGATGTCGTACTATGGTCACCCCATGAGCGTCGAAGATGTCATGCGCACCGTGCCGCAAGGCCGCGACGAGCAAGGCAACCCGTATGGCAGCAACCTGGTGCAGGAGCTGGCTGCCTGGTGTCTGAGTGCCGGCTTCGGTGTCCGCATGCATACCTTTGATTGCCAGATCATCGACCTGGCCTGGGAAGGGCTGCCCGCCACCGAACTGATTAACCGCCTGGAAGCCGCCCGCGGCGTCCGGATTTCGGCCGCCCAGGGCCCGCATATCTCCAACCAGTACATCGATGCCTACCTCAACTTCCTCAAGCGTGGCGGCAACCTCCGCATCGAGCCGTTCCCGCGCGCCCGTCTGCTGTACGAGTTGCTGCAGAAGGCACCGGTGGTCGTGGCGGTCTGCTTCAACACGCTGCACAACGCCGGTGGCAGTGAAACTACCCACACCGTCCTGGTGTACGGCTACGATCCACAGGGTAATTTCCTGGTGGCAGACCCGTATGAAGGCCGCATCGTCGTCGATCCGGAACGGCTGGTCTGCGCCATCTCGGCCGCGCAGATTGAGTGTGACAACGTCCTCTTCCAGATCACGACGTAGCCAGCGGGCACCGGCTGTCGGCAGTCTGCAATAGAGCCTTTGATAGCCACCCCTGTTGGTATCTGATATAATACCCCAGTATTATCAGCTAACAGGAGTCTATAGCATGGACGAACAAAAACCGTCGACATTCTACGTCGCGACCGCCATCCCCTACGTCAACGCAAAACCGCACATCGGCAATGCTATGGACTACATGTTGGCCGACGTTCTGGCGCGCTACTATACCCAACAGGATATCCCGGTGTTCTTCGGGGTAGGCAGCGACGAGCACGGCAACAAGATTGCCGCCAAGGCCGCCGAAGCCGGCCTGACCCCGCAGCAGTACACTGACCAGATGGTCCCGGCTTTCCATGACATGCTGAACCGGCTGAATATCAGCTACACGGATTTCATCCGGACCTCAGAAGCCCGTCATGAGACAGCCTCCCAGTATATCTGGCAAAAGCTGCAGCCATACATCTATAAAGGCACATATGAGGGCTGGTACTGTGTCGGCTGTGAATCATTCGTCACCGCCAAGCAGGCCACGGAGAACAACGGCGTCTGCCCCGACCACAAACAGCCGTATGTCCAGCT from Candidatus Saccharibacteria bacterium includes the following:
- a CDS encoding polyphenol oxidase family protein gives rise to the protein MTAAIQPTVFKSMPVFARASTLADGTMSSPQGATTDVQQHRTKWLSTLRISPEHTTLLKVTYGEGIDYLRIKTADVADKGRGIIDLEHNVIADALFTREKSHALFLPLADCGGVVLFDARQRILGVVHLGRQATFAGLAARTIDYMVEQFGTDPADVHVWISPSISGDSYHLKYFDFADDPAWQPFTRKDGEGWLVDLQAYNTAQMVAAGVPEAHIDHSGVDTATHPDYPSHHRFSVHNEQSKAGRFAIVAMIKEGK
- a CDS encoding C39 family peptidase — its product is MQPIDYDFEDVRQTTERNCSQTALAMLMSYYGHPMSVEDVMRTVPQGRDEQGNPYGSNLVQELAAWCLSAGFGVRMHTFDCQIIDLAWEGLPATELINRLEAARGVRISAAQGPHISNQYIDAYLNFLKRGGNLRIEPFPRARLLYELLQKAPVVVAVCFNTLHNAGGSETTHTVLVYGYDPQGNFLVADPYEGRIVVDPERLVCAISAAQIECDNVLFQITT
- a CDS encoding UvrD-helicase domain-containing protein, whose translation is MHYLLEGLNEEQQQAVIHDQGPLLILAGAGSGKTKTLTHRIAYLISEKQVAPERILAVTFTNKAAKEMRERLGLLLGQDGTNRSFMPWMGTFHSVCVRMLRYDGEHIGVPRNFTILDDADRLSLVRDAMKRLHISEKSFTPRSVLGLISSAKNELVGPDDYASVARLPLQKVVADVYPLYEAERHKAGALDFDDLIAEAARLLKSLPELRQAWRHRFQYILIDEYQDTNAAQYQLVRLLVNEHANICVVGDDWQSIYSWRGADFTNILRFERDFPGTNVIKLEQNYRSTKSILDAAHSVITKNDNRSDKKLWTAAGGGKPVQIVQVGSESQEGEAIVSRIKMAVEIGARRLNEYAVLYRTNAQSRSVEEAFIRYGVPYRVVGGVRFYDRKEIKDVMAYLRLMYQPNDRAAFLRIANVPARGIGAVSLGRFLEWQAATDMSIVDGLKAAALCPQLTGKAKTALEGLGSTLDRLAGQIDSLPLQELIELLIARINFMEFLDDGTPQAESRKENVEELLSVAQEYADLGLSGFLEEVALISDLDSMESGAEAVTLMTLHAAKGLEFPVVFMVGMEEGIFPHSRALYEPAEMEEERRLCYVGMTRAKEELHLMSAASRLLYGSTQHNPPSRFLSDIDGDAALAPAMPGFAASNLPEDDFEPHYEPEDDGGLAPGDKVRHQIFGVGTVQSLDGMTATIAFPRGVRKLNLAFAPLERA
- the rsmA gene encoding ribosomal RNA small subunit methyltransferase A; amino-acid sequence: MSTDKTAGPLPNKSLGQHWLFDKASLHHIVGFAGVEAGDTVLEIGPGKGPLTRLLLEKGAAVTAVEFDAALAIELARTITLPGFTVHHADILRYDLSVMPLGYKVVANVPYYITSKIVRLLLESNRPPASATLLVQKEVAERLAAGPGEMSLLSVSAQFYATVTLGDVVPKELFEPAPKVDSRVVRLDYTGPKYDDVDRRFFFRVVKAGFAERRKKLRSSLAGGLQLEKSRLDGILAEAGIPAEARAQELTLQQWHRLASLLPMAM
- a CDS encoding phosphoglycerate kinase; the protein is MSFDKMTIRDLPLAGKTVLVRADYNVPLSEEGGKQTIHDDYRIVMSLPTVQYLREQGCKVVLCAHLGRPDGKPDARYSLEPVAQRLADYLHTPVRFVPACVGDRVRQAVKGMSPGEVILLENLRFHAEEEANDAAFARQLAGSSLADYFVQDGFGVVHRAHASTEAVTHHLPSVAGLLLERECSVLGRVAHRPRRPFSVVLGGAKISDKVQVVEQFIKKADKVIIGGAMANNFLAWQGYQIGKSKFDEEAVRIVERIMHKLCGEVHDHRMCVQQNEKLLLPLDVAVGAEVSADAQRVNKPLTDVAADDYILDVGEATIAAMEKFLEGSATVLWNGTLGYAEVPAFAAGSAALAAWLAGHKDSLESVVGGGDTADFVLRWDAAHGDSFSHVSTGGGASLELLSGKTLPGVAALLGKK
- a CDS encoding triose-phosphate isomerase — encoded protein: MSTHRTLIVGNWKMHLTIGETSLYLDALDKAVKVPADVEAVIAPTTLALQSVSLQLKHHRKFKLAAQNCFWRDFGAYTGEVSAHMLRGLAQYVILGHSERRHLFGEIDKDIRLKVQAAVRNQMQPILCVGETGQERLDGDTGFILHDQVTAGLANITSEEISRVVIAYEPVWAIGTGDNAKPHDVTQAMKLIRKQVRDLFGKKAAEDIRLLYGGSVDNHNAADYLALPEVDGLLVGGASLKPHVFAEIIAKARKSD
- a CDS encoding DUF348 domain-containing protein, which translates into the protein MIFRKSFVALGLIVSVAGLTVLTAALAPEPANAGNQRVITIHDGGAEQTIATDATTVGEALKRAGVTLDSHDSVEPAAKTELTAPAYTVNVYRARPVTVIDGAKRKEIMSPYQSARSIVTHAGVELYAEDQVVMERINDFMTDEGIGLKLTIDRAMPVNLVLYGVQTQIRTRATTVSELLKEKKIVLGRDDGASLPGDTALTAGIIVDVWRNGIQTKTEEQPVAFETESIQDADRDIGFKEIREPGKPGKKMVTYEVTLKNGQEVARKEIQSVVTEQPKKQVQVVGAKRGSVDAALADAMARLRQCEAGGRYDRNSGNGYYGAYQYDVSTWAGYGGFRLPSEAPPAVQDAKAAETYGRRGWSPWPGCTRKLGLQDVYR